One Panicum virgatum strain AP13 chromosome 3N, P.virgatum_v5, whole genome shotgun sequence DNA segment encodes these proteins:
- the LOC120663995 gene encoding uncharacterized protein At5g02240-like, translating to MATPACVRVASLFMGAPLRPPCQTCHVISARRGVRRAGLAVSAAAAAGGGSPPTVLVTGAGGRTGQVVYKKLKERAGQFVGRGLVRTQESKAKIGGADDVFIGDIRDPESIASAIEGIDALIILTSAVPKMKPGFDPSKGGRPEFYFEEGSYPEQVDWIGQKNQIDAAKNTGVKHIVLVGSMGGTDINHPLNKLGNGNILVWKRKAEQYLADSGLPYTIIRAGGLQDKDGGLRELIVGKDDEILKTETKSITRADVAEVCLQALLFEEAKFKAFDLASKPESEGTPTTDFRALFAQVNSRF from the exons ATGGCCACGCCGGCGTGTGTGCGGGTAGCTTCTCTGTTCATGGGCGCACCTCTTCGGCCCCCTTGCCAGACTTGCCACGTTATCTCTGCGAGGCGGGGGGTCAGGAGGGCCGGGCTGGCAgtctcggcggcggccgcggccggcggtgggtcGCCGCCCACCGTGCtcgtcaccggcgccggcggccgaacAG GCCAAGTTGTGTACAAGAAGCTCAAGGAGAGGGCGGGCCAGTTTGTGGGACGAGGGCTGGTCAGGACCCAAGAGAGCAAAGCCAAGATCGGAGGTGCTGACGACGTGTTCATCGGCGACATAAGGGATCCCGAGAGCATTGCTTCTGCGATTGAGGGCATCGACGCGCTCATCATCCTCACCAGCGCGGTGCCCAAGATGAAGCCGGGGTTTGATCCTAGCAAAGGAGGGCGCCCCGAGTTTTACTTCGAAGAAGGGAGTTATCCTGAGCAG GTGGATTGGATTGGCCAAAAAAATCAAATAGATGCTG CCAAGAACACTGGTGTAAAGCACATAGTTTTGGTTGGATCCATGGGCGGAACAGACATCAATCACCCATTAAACAAGTTAGGAAATGGGAATATACTG GTGTGGAAGCGCAAGGCAGAACAGTACCTGGCCGACTCTGGTCTGCCATATACAATTATAAG GGCTGGAGGTTTACAAGACAAAGATGGTGGCTTGCGAGAGTTGATTGTTGGGAAGGATGATGAGATCCTGAAAACAGAAACAAAAAGTATTACCAGGGCAGATGTTGCAGAAGTTTGCCTACAG GCCTTGCTATTTGAAGAGGCAAAGTTTAAGGCATTTGATCTGGCATCAAAACCTGAAAGCGAAGGGACGCCAACTACGGACTTTAGGGCCCTTTTTGCACAAGTTAATAGTCGCTTCTAA